The following nucleotide sequence is from uncultured Draconibacterium sp..
CTCCCGAAATACAAAAGTCGCGATCGGCAAAAACCACAAGTTCTTTGTTAACAATATTTTGCGCTATTGTTTTAACACCGATTAAAACACACACAAAAAGAAATAATATTTTTAATACTTTGTTCATTGCCTATCTAATTATCGAAACTGCCAAAATTCAGGAATATCGTTAAGCTGTTCTCCTGAGTATGGTATTTCGTAAGATTCTTCGATCTCCCGCAATATAAATCCAGTATCCTCCGAAACATATCGCAAAAAATATCTTGTTTCGTTACTCGCCGAAATTTCAAAATTCCCCAAAATCGTCTGGTCCGTATTGCTGATACATTTTATATTACTGCGGGCTTGCACATACAAGGGGTCAAATATTTTTCCATCAGAATTAAGCTGACTGTTCAGGTCATCATAATAATTATAAGCACTTTCTGTTATACGATGTTGATAGAGAATAATAATCCACCCCGTAAAACTATAACCTTCCTGCAATGTCACACTATTCTTTAAAAAATGTAGCGGATGTTTTCGAATTTCTTCCGATGTGGAATATTCGGGCGGTGCAGCAATATTAAATGTACCTTGCGGATATGCTGATCTCCACCCGTACATCATTTCTGACAATGGCGGAAATGGTGACACTTCAACCCAATAAGTATATTCCACAACAAAACGTGCGGTAAACCGGTAATAAGGCATTTCATTACCCGGATTTATATCAGCATACAAACGCACACCTTGTATTTCATCTACATTATCAACGTCATTATCACCACTTTCCTGCCTCATTTCAACTTCACTAAATCCATAAATACTATCAATCGACGGTTTTTGCGGAACCCTTTCAAACGACGATTCATACACTTCTCCCTGGTATTCAATTTTGAGTTTATATTGCAAATCAGTATTGAGTGAAAGGTTTAAAGCATATTGTCCATCAGCATAATGTGGCAGTTCGTGCTCGTTGCCATTACTATCAATAAGCTGCACGTTTGCATTGGTAACTGCGGGCCCCGAACCAGCATTATCATAATAGGCTACCGATTCGTATAAATGTATGTAATTAACAGCCTCATCGGCAGAAATCCGGGCATCAGCTACCAAAACGTTATCTACTACATCAATGTCGGGTCTGTACACATCTTCACATCCCGACAACAGAATGAATAGCAGAAAACTATATGTTATTATACGTTTCATCTTATTAGAATTGTATTTTTTCAGCGGAATAAGATGTTACTCGCATGATTTTAATAAATCGCCTATTTGTAAAAGTCTTTCTCATGCTAGTTTCATTAAAACCTAAAATTATATGTTAGCGAAGGAACCGGGATTCCGATTACCGATAATTTAAACAAAGAGTAACGGGTGTAATTGTTGCTTTCGCCCGGCACAGTTTTTTTATAATATACTGAATACGGATTATTTCGTCCGTAAACATTATAGACAGATAAGGTCCAGCTACCTTTCCACATGCGCTTTTTTCGTAAATTCTCATCAAATGTTATCGACAAGTCTAAACGATGATAGACCGGCATCCTGTATTTATTTCTATCGGAATAATACACCAGATCTTCACCCGCAAATTCGTACTTAATTTCAGGCAACGTTGCTGGCCTTCCTGAAACCATAACAAAGTTACCCGAGAAACGCCACCGTCGGCTAATATTATATGTTGCGGTGAAGGAAAAATCGTGTGGCTTATCGTAAATCGACGGATAATAATCGCCGTTCCACAAATTCTCTTCATCAAAATCGCTGGTATTTTTCCGCATTGTACGTGAATAAACGTAGCTCGCATAACCGGTTAAGCGGCCAAAATTTTTGCGCGCACTCAGCTCAATTCCATACGAATAACCTTTTGTAGGCACAAGTGCCGTTTCAACATGATCGTTCATAATCAGTTGAGCACCATTTTTATATTCAATCAGATTTTGCAGATATTTATAGTACACTTCAGCTGAAAGATCAACATTCGATAACAACGAGTTATTCTCAACACCAACTGCCACCTGATCAGAAATCAGTGGTTTTAAATGGTAATCGGCAGCTTTCCACGTTTCGGCCGGCGAGATTACCGCATTATTACTGAGTTGAAAAATATTTTGTCGTGTACGCTGATAACTGAACTTCAGCGAGGTGTTCATGTCAAGATCATAATTCAGTGCCAGCCTCGGCTCAATTCCTCCGTAAGTTGCCGAAGCCTCGTTTTTGCCAAACTGAAGCGAATCGACCACCGATTCCGGATCTTTGGGATGATCCTCAGCATATAAATAAACAAGCGGAGTACCAATATTACTGAAATGATTGTAACGCAAACCGGCCACAATCGATAGGTTGGGCAAAATCTGGAATTCGTCGCTTAGATACACCGACCAATCCAGTGTTTTCTCCATCGCCAATTTACGTCCGACAATTACTGTGGTATCCTGTTGTGGAATAATTTCTCCGGGACTGATTTCGTTGTAAACCGCTTTAAAACCGGCTTCGGAATTATGCCGCTCGTTGGGATGCCATTTAAAGTTATACCCAACAGAACTGTACTGCAACTGATTATCGAGATAATACGCTTCATAAGGTTTATCATCGGCCAGATCGGTAAGGCGGTAATCGTAACGGCTGTAAGCCGCATCCAACTCGCCGTAAAATTTTTCACCAAAGCGGTTGTTAAGTTTTAGGTTGCCCAGCAGGTTTCCGTATTCGGTTATCGATTGCGAACTTGTACTAAACTCATCAAAACTGGTATAAGCCATTACACTTAATTTGTTGTGTTGATTGAACTTATAAGTAAGTTTTCCGGACACATCGTAAAAATGGGTAACCCCCTCGTTTAAGTCGAGGTTAGGAATTTCTTTTAACAACCAGTCGGTATACGAACTACGTCCGCCAATAGCAGTAGTAAGCTTTTTATTTTTTGTTAACGGCCCGTCAAGCGCCACGCGCGAGTTTATAATTCCAATCCCACCATAAACACTTATAGTTTCGTCATTTCCTTCTTTAAAATCGACCTCCATTACTGAAGCTACCCGTTCGCCATAACGTGCCGGCATACCCCCTTTAAACAGTCGCACATTCTCCACAACATCGGGATTGATAAGCGACATAAAGCCAAAAAGGTGCGAAGAATTAAATACCGGACTACCATTTACCAAAATGAGGTTTTGATCGGTGTTTCCACCACGTACGTTAAAGCCCGATGACAATTCGCTTACCGTTTGTACTCCGGCCAAAATGGTGAGTCCTTTTAACACATCAACCTCGCCCATTAATGCCGGCAATTGCTGAATCTGCCTACCTGTCATTTGCACCATACTCATTTGGGCCCGGGGCACATCAGCATCCGATCCCAGCACAGTTACCTCATCAATGTTATGCGATTCTTCAAACAATCGAAAATCTGCTGTACCATCTTCAATCAAGCGAATATCTATTGTAGAGCCCTCAAAACCAATGTAGGTGATCGTTAATTTTAAATCGCCGGTAGGCAGGTCCAACTCAAAACTTCCGTTTGCATCAGATGTGGTACCTTTTTGAAGCTTGTTGCAATAAATCACGGCTCCAACCAATGGAGATCCATCTTTTCCATCGAGTACCCTACCCTTTAGTTTTGCCGCTTTGTATCGCCCTAAGTTCATCGGGTCGCCAACCACCAAAGTTTGCGTAAAATCATCAAACTTCGACCGGGTATCTGCCGACCTACGAAAAACGACAATTCCATCATTTTGGAAGAAATCGTAGGTTAATTCAGAATCATAAAATACATTATTTAATGCCTGCAATAAAGGAGTATCTTCAAATTGATTGGAAATGTTAGATTTTTCAATCCATGAATCTTTGTAGTAAACCCTTAAGTTATAATTGGTCTCCAGGTCATTCAAAAATTGCACTAGCGGCTCGTTTTGGTACGAACCCGTTATTTTTATCTCTTTAATTTGCTGGCCATACAAAACAGTATTACTCCCCAACAAGAGAGACAAAAAAAGGAGCACATAATTAATTAAAGATTTTTTCAATTTTTTTTGAACCTTGGTTTAGAATTTATTTGACTTTGATTTCTTCCGCTGGTTTAATCTGGTCACAATTTAAATCAATTTGGTTAACAAACAAAACAAACAAAAACATTCATTTATGCTAACAAGACTTTTAATAGCATCTTTATTTGAAATGTCTGATATTTTTTCAATCTTTAGAAACCAATAAACCAATTACCCTTCTTTTTATTTAACAATAGTATTAAAATGAGACGATCTGTTACAACAATTTTGATTTTATTTCTTGTTATTTTTTCACAAGCGCAGGAAAAACTATCCTACTTTTTACCTGACGACGTTTCTTACAATAGCGAAATTCCCACACCTGAAGAGTTTTTCGGGCAAAAAATGGGAGAATGGCACCTCACTCACGACCAGGTTTTGTTCTATGTTAAAACAATTGCCAAAAGTACCGACCGGGCAATACTATATGAATATGCCCGGTCTTACGAAAACAGACCGCTCGTTCACCTGGTTTTTACATCGCCCGAAAACCAGCAAAATCTGGATGATCTGAAAGAATTACACTATAATTTCTCTGAACCGGGAAAAGATCTTGCCAAAAGCGATGTGCCACTGGTTGTCAGCTTAACCTATGGCGTTCATGGCAACGAATCGAGTGCCACAAATGCGTCAGTTCTAACAGCCTACTACCTGGCTGCTGCTGAAGGAGAAAAAATTGATGAGTTGCTGAAAAAGAACATTATTATTGTTGATCCGTGTTTAAATCC
It contains:
- a CDS encoding DUF4249 domain-containing protein translates to MKRIITYSFLLFILLSGCEDVYRPDIDVVDNVLVADARISADEAVNYIHLYESVAYYDNAGSGPAVTNANVQLIDSNGNEHELPHYADGQYALNLSLNTDLQYKLKIEYQGEVYESSFERVPQKPSIDSIYGFSEVEMRQESGDNDVDNVDEIQGVRLYADINPGNEMPYYRFTARFVVEYTYWVEVSPFPPLSEMMYGWRSAYPQGTFNIAAPPEYSTSEEIRKHPLHFLKNSVTLQEGYSFTGWIIILYQHRITESAYNYYDDLNSQLNSDGKIFDPLYVQARSNIKCISNTDQTILGNFEISASNETRYFLRYVSEDTGFILREIEESYEIPYSGEQLNDIPEFWQFR
- a CDS encoding TonB-dependent receptor — protein: MQFLNDLETNYNLRVYYKDSWIEKSNISNQFEDTPLLQALNNVFYDSELTYDFFQNDGIVVFRRSADTRSKFDDFTQTLVVGDPMNLGRYKAAKLKGRVLDGKDGSPLVGAVIYCNKLQKGTTSDANGSFELDLPTGDLKLTITYIGFEGSTIDIRLIEDGTADFRLFEESHNIDEVTVLGSDADVPRAQMSMVQMTGRQIQQLPALMGEVDVLKGLTILAGVQTVSELSSGFNVRGGNTDQNLILVNGSPVFNSSHLFGFMSLINPDVVENVRLFKGGMPARYGERVASVMEVDFKEGNDETISVYGGIGIINSRVALDGPLTKNKKLTTAIGGRSSYTDWLLKEIPNLDLNEGVTHFYDVSGKLTYKFNQHNKLSVMAYTSFDEFSTSSQSITEYGNLLGNLKLNNRFGEKFYGELDAAYSRYDYRLTDLADDKPYEAYYLDNQLQYSSVGYNFKWHPNERHNSEAGFKAVYNEISPGEIIPQQDTTVIVGRKLAMEKTLDWSVYLSDEFQILPNLSIVAGLRYNHFSNIGTPLVYLYAEDHPKDPESVVDSLQFGKNEASATYGGIEPRLALNYDLDMNTSLKFSYQRTRQNIFQLSNNAVISPAETWKAADYHLKPLISDQVAVGVENNSLLSNVDLSAEVYYKYLQNLIEYKNGAQLIMNDHVETALVPTKGYSYGIELSARKNFGRLTGYASYVYSRTMRKNTSDFDEENLWNGDYYPSIYDKPHDFSFTATYNISRRWRFSGNFVMVSGRPATLPEIKYEFAGEDLVYYSDRNKYRMPVYHRLDLSITFDENLRKKRMWKGSWTLSVYNVYGRNNPYSVYYKKTVPGESNNYTRYSLFKLSVIGIPVPSLTYNFRF